The sequence TTAACGGTAAGACCATTGGTACCCCCGGACCGTCCTCCATTCAGCATCTGATGTTCTTGGACTATTTCACCAGCAATGGTTTTGTGGTCAAGGCCAAGTAGGTTCCAGGATGCCAAACCTTTTAATTTTTTACCTTTATATGTGGCCATTTCCATAAGGAGCGTTGACTATGGGAGAAGATGATAAGAAAATTAACAAGGTACGGAGCGTTCTGCGCCATATCTGGCCCATAAGCCACTTGCTCCATGAAGAAAAAGGCCCGGCGTTTCTTAAGACCCTGACCATCACCGTGATCTCCCTTGTCTCGTTCGTGCTGGTCTGGCAGGGCCTGTCCATGCTTTTAAACTCACCTTACTTGCCGGAACCTTCGATTGTTCTCCAAGCCTTTGTGGACGCCTTCAACATCACGGATATATCGGTCGGGCGTAATATGTGGGATAATATCTATTCCAGTCTTAACCGCGTGCTGTGGGGATTCGCCCTGGCCTTCGTCATAGCTGTACCTCTAGGATTGGTCATGGGATTCTCCAAGACCGCTGATGATTTCAGCAAACCTATAATCGAGGTGTTCCGACCGATCCCACCGCTGGCCTGGGCTCCGGTCCTCATCATTGCCATGGGAGTGTTCTTGGGGCCGGTAGTTGTGATTTTCATAGGCATATTCTTCCCTTTGCTCTCCAACATAGTATTCGGTGTGAGGAACATTGATCCGATCCTGATCGATGCGGCACGCACTCTCGGAGCCAAGAGGTCTCACTTGTTCATCAAGGTCATCCTGCCTTCCACCATACCATATATCATGACCGGCATCCGCATAGGACTGGGCATCGGGTGGATGTGTATCGTGGCTGCCGAGTTCATCGCCCCGATCGGGGGAGGAGTGGGGCAGTACATCTATTTCAAATCCAATATTGGCAGGTATGACCAAGTGTTCGCTGGTCTGATCGTCATCGCAATTCTTGGGTTGGTGACCACCGAGCTTAGTGGCTACATCGAGCGCCGGGTCTCGAAGAGGATGGGGATGTCGTGAAACTGATCATTGAGAACCTAAGAAAGACATTTCCCTTGGACGAGGGGGAACTTGTTGCTATAGAAAAATTCGATCTGGAAGTGACCAAAGGTGAGTTCGTCTGCATCCTAGGCCCTTCAGGCTGCGGCAAGACAACGATACTTAGAATATTGGCCGGCCTCGATACCCCGACATCTGGGAACATATTCCTGGACGGAAAACCTATCTCCGGTTCGGGTTCAGATCGTGGGATGGTGTTCCAGGAGTTTGCGCTATTTCCCTGGCGAAGCGTTCGTAAGAACATAGAGTTCGGAATGGAGCTTAAAAAGGTGCCCGACGAAGAACGGACCCGGATCTCCCAGAAATACATCGATCTGGTGGGTCTGGATGGTTTTGAGAACGCCCATCCTCATGAGCTCTCTGGAGGGATGAAGCAGAGAGTGGGCATAGCTCGTGCATTGGCCAATGAACCTGCGATCCTATTGATGGACGAACCATTTGGATCACTTGATGCACAGACCCGCAACCTCATGCAAAAGGAGCTGCTGCACATATGGGAAGAGACGAAGAAGACTGTGATATTCATCACACATTCAGTCGATGAGGCGGTGTTCCTTTCCGACCGCATCGTGGTCATGACCGCAAGGCCCAGTAGCATCGGGGAGATATACGAGATAAAATGGGAGAGGCCGCGCGACCGGGCCTCGCCTGAGTTCGCTCTCCTGAGGAAGAAGATACTGGACCAATTGGAGAGCATGGTCAGGATCGAGGAATGATCAAAGCACCTTCGAAGCGGCTATCTCGATGGCCCGCACCATGCTGTCCCTGGGTACGACCACTGACACGGGTATTCTGACGATCTGTTCCACTGTCGGAGCGACTATCGGGGCACAGACCAATGCCAGTGCTCCATCCCTCTCCGCCTTGACGGCGGCGATTATGGCATCCTCCATGGTCGAAGCAGGATATTCCTTCACCCGGACGTTCCTTCCGCCGACCCTCATCATCCTCTCCTCTATCTTGTTCAGGACCGGACGGCTAGCGATGACCGCTATAAACTCTCCACCCGGGTTAGCATCAAGCTTCCGCACACCCTTTATGACCGCACGTATCGTGCGCAGGTTCGGTTCGCGCTGCTCCTGCAATATCTTGTAGATGGTGCTCGGTGACAGTCCGGTCTTATCGCAGAACTCCGGGACCGATATCTTCAGTTCCTCATCCAGTATCTTTCGCAGCGCCTCGCGGAAGCCTTCCTCGCTGCGCAGGATGCCCGACATCAGTTCCTCGACCATGCTCATGTCATCACTCACTTTCCTTCTTTACGTAGGCGGCCGCGGCCAGACCTGCTACGCATCCCTCGCCCACTGCCTTCGCCAGCTGCCAGGGAAGTCCGGTCACGTCACCGCAAGCGAACACCCCCGGCGTCTCGGTGGCGCAGGAACGGTCCACGGTGATGTAACCCTTCTCGTCCGGGAAGATGTTCACCTCCATGGCCAGCTCGGTGACCCCTTTGGCCCCAAGCTCGATGAACACACCGTCCAACACCAGGTCCCGACCGTCGTCCAGTAGCATCCCCTTGACCACTTCGTTCCCGTGGATCCGGGACGGCCAGGCTTTCACCATCTCGATATCGGTGGCCTTGACCCTTTCCATTAGCTGAGGAGAGGCCTTGAACTCCTTGGCCACCCAGTAGACCTTGGCAGCATATTCCCGGAGCAAGAGGGCCGCGGAGGCGGCCATGCTGGCGTCGCCCACAACGGCCACGGTCCTCTTCTTGAAGAAGTTGCAGTCGCAGGAGGCGCAATAACTTACACCCAGGCCATGGAACTCCGTTTCCCCCTCCACCTTCAATTTCTTACGGGAGATGCCCGGTGCCAGCACCAGTGCCTTCGTGGTCATTTCCTTAAGGGAATCGGTCTTGATCTTGAACCCTTCCTCGATCATTTCTATTGTAAGGATATCTTCTGACAATAGATCGGCGCCGAACTCCCGGGCGGCTTCGAGACCGATCTGCAGCATTTCGCGGCCTTTGATAGGGCGAGCCCCGAAATAGTTCTCGACATCTGCCTTCTGAAGAGCGCTGTTCTCGATCTTCCCGAGAACACAGACCTTGACCTTCTTCCTTGAAGCGTGTATGGCCGCCTGCAATCCTGCCGGGCCGGTACCGATGATAATAACGTCGTAATCCATTCTAACCCCCCGTAAAATGAAAGTGTGAGGATAAACGGTTTGCTTAAGAGGTTTGGGCGCTCGATCGATTGATCACAGGTACTTCGAGAACTTCTGTCGCATGAAGTCCTTGTTTCCCGCACCAACGATACGATCGGCCTGAACCCCGTTCTTGAAGACCAGCATGGTGGGAATTGCCGTGATGTTGAACTTCATTGGAGTGTTTTCGTTTTCGTCGGTGTTCATTTTTCCGAACTTGATCTTTCCCTCGAGCTCCGCCGCCAATTGCTCCACTATCGGAGCTAGCATGCGGCAGGGACCGCACCAAGGAGCCCAACAGTCAATGATGATTATGGGCGCGCTCTTGATGAATTCCTCGAAATTGCTATCCTTGACCTCAGTGACTCCGGACAATTTCTTCACTCCTTTATCGTTATTTTCTCCCATCAATGCCTCTAACTTTCGTCTCCTGATCTCAGTGAGTTCATCATCGCTCATCTAGAGACCTCTCAAATCGGTTGTGCATTGTTACTACAAAACCGTATTGAGGTTCATCTGTATATAACCTTTATCACAATCCTTCTGGGTTGCAGAACATCTTTTTCCCACCCCATAGCTGCAAGGTGGAAAACGATCGACCATTGAAAGATCAGAACATCAACCATATGTTCTCACCATCGCAACGTATCATCATGCTTCCCTCCTCCATTGTAGTGAAGTACTGCACGGAATTGCTCTCCAACCTGTTCAGCACCGAGGAGTGGGGGTGGCCGTAGCTGTTCCCCTCCTCCACGGAGATGAAACCGAACTCGGGGGTTGTCGCCGATAGGAACTCTTGGGTCGTAGAGGTGTCGCTCCCATGATGGGATACCTTCAGTACATCTATGTCCAGATCGTATCGCTGATCATGAAGGATGATCGATTCGATGTTGTTCTCGATATCACCGGTGAACAGCAGGTCGTTCTCTCCATAGGTGACCTTGAGCACGATACTGGCATCGTTGGCGTTTTCCGCCTGAGAATCCAACCAGAGGACCTGGAAGGTGACCGCCACGCTTATGTTCAGTTCGTCACCAACATCCAATTCCATGTCAGTGTACACGGGGCAACCTTCCGCCTCTGCCGCCGCCAGGAACCTTTGGTAGCCGACCGAGTCATAGTCCATGCCGGGGTGGTAGACGCTGCGTACATCGAAGGCTTCGAGCACATCGTCCGCATAGCTCAAATGGTCTGCGTGCGGGTGGGTGATGACCAGTGCGTCGAGGACCTCGATACCATGATCACTGATGTACCTTGTCAGATCTGACGGGGCATAGGTGCCACCGGCGTCGATCAGCACGTTCTTCCCATCGGGGGTGATGATGAGAACGGAGTCGCCCTGACCCACATCGATGAAATGTACGGTCATATTACCCTGAACGTCAGGGTCGTCCTGGACCCCTTCATCCGGAAATATCTCCGGGACCCTCAGGCCACCCTCCAAGGCCCATCCCGATATGGCTAGCAGCATCACTGCCACTAGCACTACCAATAATGCCGAGCCCCGTTTCCGCATCTCTGTCCCGCTATGCGCGATGACATGCTTCGCTCATAACTGCTTGCCCGTGGATATCAAGCGCCTATCCGAGCCAAGCTTCCGATAATCTTTTTAATAGAAGATTGCGATATCCGACCAGGGAGTGCCAATGTTAGAGGAGGCTTCTGAACTTATAGGGATGCAGGTGTACACGCCCAACGGAGTGTTCCTGGGCAATGTGAACAATTTGGTGATCGACGTGGAGAACCGTAAGGTTGACGGGCTCTTCGTCAGCGAGTCCAATCCCTTGCTGGTGGAGGACTCCAAGGCAGTCAACGTACCCTTCCGCTGGATACAGGCCATCGGAGATATCGTTCTCTTGAAATACTTCCCCAAGAGGGTGACCGCGAGGCGCCCCGGCTCTGCTCCCAAACCGGCCGAGAAGTAAGGCCAACGTTTTATCTTTTCAAGTCACTCTCTAACCTATGGTCGAGCGTAAGGTCTACGTAGACCCCACCGCGGTTATAATCGGTGATGTTGAGCTGGAAGAAGGGGTCTCTATCTGGCCTACAGCGGTTCTTCGTGGCGATGCCAGCAGCATACGCGTGGGGGCGGGTAGCAACGTTCAGGAGGGTGCAGTGTTGCATACCGGCCCTGATTTTCCAACTGTCATTGGCAAGTTCGTGACCATAGGCCATGGAGCGGTCATCAACGGCGCCATCGTGGGCGACCGCTGCATAATTGGCATCAATTCTACGATACTTGACGGTGCCATCATCGGGGATGAGTGCATCGTCGGGGCCAATGCCTTGGTGACCAGCATGTCCGTCATTCCACCTCGATCGGTAGTGATGGGACTGCCGGGAAAGGTCGTTCGGCATAACGACAGCAGTATCAGGGAAAAGGCCGAAAGGAGCGCCCTGAGCTATCAGAGACTTAAGGACCGGTATCTCGAAGGGCAATACCCTCGCAAGAAATTTTGAGAGGGCCGAGTGGTATTTTAATTCTCCAGTAGTATATCAATAATCAGCCATGGAAGAGATAGTAGTATTGGAGAACGTGGTCAAGGAGTACCGTAACGGGGAACGGGCGGTAAGAGCGGTCAACGGAGTCAGCCTGAGCATCGAGCGGGGTAGCTTCGTGGTCGTGCTTGGCCCCAGTGGCTCAGGCAAGACCACCCTGCTGAACATAATCTCGGGACTGGTCAGCCCCACCTCTGGCCAGGTTCGGGTGGCTGGTAAGGACATCAGCGCCATGACCGACACCCAGGCCACCAGATTTCGGGCGGATTCCGTCGGTTTCGTCTTCCAGTTCTTCAATCTATTCCCCACCCTCACTGTTCTCGAGAACGTGGAGATCGGGCTAGCCCTGAAGATAAAAGACCCCATGGAACTGAGGGAACGGTCCATTAGATACCTGAAAATGGTGGGGTTGGAGGACATGGAGAGCAAATTCCCAGACCAACTTTCAGGAGGGGAGCAGCAGAGGGTCTCGGTAGCCAGGGCAGTGGCAAGCCAACCGGAACTGCTTATAGCCGACGAACCCACCGGCAATTTGGATGCTGAGACCGGGGAGACCGTCTGGGCATTACTGCGGAACATGAACAGAGAGACCGGTACCACGGTCATCGCTGTCACCCACTGGGCCGAGGCCGCGGAGTTCGCCGATAAGACATTGTATTTGCGTTCCGGCAGGATCGAGCGGATATCCGGGCCGGGGGCAGGTCGATGAACCGGTACCTGTACCGAAAAATGAACCGGGAGCTACGCCGGATGGGATTCCGTGCCATTGGAGCGGGGTTGCTGATACTTCTAGCCGTCTCGATGTACGTGGGGATGGGGACCATGATGCCATCCGCCGAGGAGTCTCTAGAACTGAGAGTGGATGCGTTGAACCTGAACGACCTGATCATCCGTACGGGATTCGCTTCCACTGAAATTCTGGATGATCTAGAAGGCATCAATGGAGTTGAGGCGGCGGAGGCGCGGTTGAACTTAGCATCCAGGATCTTGGCAGAAAAAGAGATGGCCGCCACGCTTATCGGCCTGGATACCGACGCCCCACCGGGAATAAACAAACTTGAGTTCACCCAAGGACGCTGGTTCGAAGGTCCTGGAGAGGCAGTATTGGAGAAAGGGTCCGCAAAAAAGGCTGGGATCGCCCTGGGGGACAGCGTTTCGATCCTGACCGAAGGGGGATGGAGCGAACTTGAGGTCGTTGGCCTGGTCAACTCCCCGGAGTTCCTCTTCCTGCCCATCAATCCACAGTCGATCAATCCGGTCCCGGGTAACTTGGTCGTGGTCTACCTACCCATGACCTGGCTGCAAGACAGCTTCAGCCTAGGGACAGATACGGCCAATGAGTTCGTCTTCCTTCTCGATGACCAGGGGGCAGAGGCAATGATCGATCTGGCCTTGGCCAGTGAGACCATTCTCTTCAAGTTGCACCAGGAGGATATTTATGGATACGCATTGATCAAGGAGGACCTTGGGCAAGGAGACTCCTTCATGGGGGTCATCGCCGGCCTCATATTGATTGTGGCCTTCTTCGTGGTCTATTCATCCTTCGCCCGCATGGTGCAGGAACAGCGCAGGGAGATAGGTATCCTGCGCGCCCTGGGTTACGGACGAATGAACATCCTGCTCTCCTATCTTTACTTGGCCTTGCTGGTAGGGGGCATCAGTTCCCTATTGGGCCTGGCTTTGAGCCTGCCTATAGGCCAGGCACTGTCGGATTACTACGTGGAATTAATGTTCAGCGCCCCGTCAGCAAAGATCGTCCTGGAACCTTCATATTTCATAATCGGTGGCCTCTTCGGCCCTCTCACCGCGGTCCTGGCCAGCCTGATTGCTGTCTGGGGAACGTTGCGAATGGAGCCAGAACAGGCCATCAAGGGGGCGGGACTGGTAGGGAAGAGGACCAAGGGTCGGGGCAGGATCTCCAAGCCCCGCAGGGCCAATTACATGTTATTGTACGCCGTCCGAAAGATGACCCGGCAAAAAGGCCGGACCTCCCTGTTGGTCCTGGCGGTGTCCTTCTCTGTGGTCATGGGGAGCATGAGCTTCCTTATGATAGCTAGCTTTCAGAACTCCATCGTAGCTACGGTGGAGGAGGGGGAAGGATGGGACCTGATGACCGATCTCGCCTATCCAGTCGACCGCTTCACCGCCGAGGGGCTGGGTGGACCAGGAGTGCTCCAAGTGGTCCCTGTGGCCCGTATGGCCGTGGATTGGGTGGCGGAAGAGAACGGAACTGCCGTCGCAATTGGTCTGGACTGGGAACAGGACCTCCATCGTTTTTCGCTCAGCCAAGGCATCGCCCCCGATTCTCCGGGGGAGGCCATGGTGTCCTTCTTGTTCAACAAAGATACCTCGCTGGGGGTTGGGGACCGATTATCTCTATCGACCTCCAGGGGACTGACCGAGGTGACCGTTGTAGGGGTGACCTTTGATTCCATAGGTCAGATCTTCTTTGATGGTTCGGTGGCCGAGGCCCTGTCCGATGGCCAGGTGTACAGCGGAGCGTACCTCTTGGTTGAGGAGGGGGAGCTCGACGCGGTCAAGGCCTCCCTACTGGCCTCACCGATCGTAGCCGATATTCAAGAAAGGAACAGCCTGGAATCGGGCATGCTGGACATGATGTCCAGCTATAACGAGGTGCTATACATTTTCGGCCTGATCTCGGTGCTAATATCGGCCATAGCTATTTCCAACATTGTATACGTGAGCGTACTGGAGCGGAGGGTGGAGTACGGACAGTTAAGGGCACTTGGATATCAACGGAGGGACGTAGGCCGCAGCGTGTACCTGGAGGTGGTCCTACTGGTGACCTTGGGCTCACTGATGGCCATACCCCTATTATTTGGGGTGATGGAGGGGCTCAATGAGAGCTTTCGCACCTTCTTTCCCCTGTACCGCACCATACTGCACCCGGCAGATTGGTACGGGTACGGGGTGATCGTGGGAATGACCTTCCTATTGGGCCTGATCGCCGCTTGGCCCGCCACCAGGATCATATCCGGCCTGGACCTGGCAAAGACGGTCACTGGTGGGCGCTTTGGTTGAGAAGGCGATCTGTCCACCTTTCCCAGCATGCAGGGCGGTCATCCGAGATAGAATATATAAGCGCCATGCTATCACCCTACACGCTTCGCGGGAGCAGTGACCGGCCGTGAATAGTCCTGATGACCTCAGATGCCATCCAGGGAGGATTTGATTTGAAAAGTTGGAACCCCAATATCGAGGAGATGCCACGTGCCCAGTTGGACCGTCTCCAATTGAAGTTGCTAAAGTTACAGACCAACAAGATGTACGACTTCTCTCCCTTCTATCACGAGCGCATGAGGGCGGCGGGAGTGATGCCGAGCGACATCAAAACGTTGGCTGATGTGAAGAAGCTTCCGTTCATGACCAAGAAGGACCTGCGGGATGGCTACCCGAACAAATTGTTCATGTGCGATCGTAGCGAGCTCATACGCTACCACGCTTCCTCAGGTACCACTGGGAAGCCTACCATCGTCGGCTATACCCGCAATGATCTGGAGAACTGGTCAGAATCGTTGGCCCGGGCCATGACCTCCGTAGGCCTAGGAAAGGACGATATCATCCAGGTCAGCAATACCTATGGACTGTTCTCCGGAGGGCTGGGATTCCACTACGCCATCGAGAAGATGGGGGCGGTGGTGGTGCCGGCGTCCACCGGCAACACCGAGAGACAGATCGAGCTCATACGTGATCTGGAGGTCACGGCCATTGCCGCCACTCCCTCCTACCTTATGTACCTGGGAGAGGTGGCTGCCAAGATGGGCATCGATATCAAGAAGGACACCAAACTACGCATCGGACTTCTGGGTGCGGAGCCGTGGAGCGATCGTATGCGCGATCGCATCTACGAGACCATGGGCGTCAAGGGCATAAACTGCTATGGGGCCAGCGAACTTTCCGGACCGCTGTTTTCAGAATGTTCAGAACAGCAGGGGATACACATCTGGGGAGATCTGGCATTGGTGGAGATCGTCGATCCTGACACCGGTGAGCCTTTGGGACCGGGGGAGAGAGGGGAGATGGTCATAACCATGCTGCAGAAGGAGGCGCTGCCCATCGTCCGATACCGTATGGGCGACATAACCACTCTCAACGATGAGGTCTGTGCCTGCGGCCGGACGCACCCGCGCATCAACAGGATACAAGGCCGGGTGGACGATATGATTATTATTCGCGGGATCAATGTATTCCCCTCGCAAGTGGAGCATTCATTGATGCAACACCCCGAGCTGGGCAACGAGTTCCAGCTCGTTGTGGACCGCAAGGGGCATATGGACAGCATGCTGGTGCGTGTGGAGCTGAAACCTGAGGCCTTCACGGACAACATCATCGAGCTCAACGCCCTGCGAGAAAGGATATCCAACCGGCTGAAGGGGACGCTGAACGTATCGGCCAAAGTTGAGCTGGTACAGCCTGGCACCCTTCCCCGATTCGAAGGTAAGGCCAAAAGAGTGGTGGACAAGAGGGAATACTGATGACGGATACCGATAAGTACAGGATCAAGCAACTTTCCATTTTCTCGGAGAACCGGCCCAACCGCCTGGGGGCGGTGGCCAATGTGCTGAAGGAAGGGAAGATAAACATTTTGGGCTTCAGCATCGCTGAGGGTGCTGGCTATGGCGTCATTCGCGTACTGGTCGATCGCCCAGAGGCGGCCCGGGACATGCTGACCAAAGAAGGTTTCGTCGTCAAGTTCACCGAGGTGCTGGCCATCCAGATGGAGGACAGGCCGGGCGGCCTGTTCGACCTTACGGACCACATGAAGGAGGTCAACATCGAGTACGGGTATGGATATCGCAATCCACCATTCGCAGTACTGATCGTACGGGTGGAGGACATCGAAAAGGGCATTGAGAATCTGCTCAAGGGCGGGTTGCGCCTGCTGGACAACACCACCTTCCATTGAACCGAGCTTGGTCTAAGAAATGTATTATATGCTACATGCTATCACCAGGCACGCCATGCCAGCCGGAACGTTGCCTCGTAACATTATTGTGAGGAACGCATCAAATGAGCTGGGCTTAGAAAAGCCGTATCTATTTTGATCGAGGGGATGAAGAATGGTCTACTGGAATCCTAGGATCGAGGACATGCCGGTCAACGAGCTAAAGGAAATGCAGCTCAAGCAGCTGAAGATGCTGGTCTACAAGCTCTACACCTTCTCCCCCTTCTACCGCCAAAAGATGATTGACAAGGGGGTCACGCCCGAGGACGTTCGAACACTGGCCGACGTTACGAAGCTCCCGTTCATGACCAAGAAGGACCTGCGGGACGGCTACCCGGACAAACTGTTCCTGGCCAGCTCCAGGGAGGTGGTCCGATATCACGCTTCCTCAGGTACGACCGGGAAGCCTACCATCGTCGGCTATACCCAGAACGACATACAGAATTGGTCTGAATCCGTTGCCAGAGGACTGGTCTCCGCCGGGATCAGCACCGATGACGTTTTGCAGGTCAGTTACACATACGGGCTGTTCTCCGGAGGGCTGGGCCTGCACTACGCCGCCGAGAAGGTCGGTGCCGCGGTGGTCCCTGCGTCCACTGGCAACACCGAGAGACAGATCGACCTCATACGCGACATGGGGGTGACCGCGATCGCAGCCACCCCTTCCTACCTCCTACATTTGGGAGAGGTGGCCGAAAAGATGGGCGTTTCCATAAAGAACGACACGAAGCTCCGCCTCGGCATATTGGGCGCTGAGCCCTGGTCCCAGCGCATGCGGGACCGCATGGAGGAGTGGCTTGGCATCCGGGCCATAGACATCTACGGTGCCAGCGAGCTCTCTGGACCACTATGGTGCGAGTGCAGCGAGCAGAAGGGAATACACGTGTGGAGCGATATCGCCCTGGTCGAGATCATCGACCCGGTCACCGAAGAGCCAGTAGCGCCTGGGGAAAAGGGCGAACTGGTCATCACCATGCTGCAGAAGGAGGCCTTACCGATCATACGATACCGGCTGGGAGACATCACCACTCTGCATGAGGAGGTCTGCTCCTGCGGTCGGACGCATCCACGCATCGGTCGCATCCAGGGCCGTGTGGACGATATGATCATCATACGCGGGATCAACGTTTTCCCGTCACAGGTCGAACATTGTCTGCTGACCAATCCCGAAGTGGGGAACGAGTTCCAGATCGTGGTGGACCGGAAGGGCGCTCTAGACACCATATTGGTGAGGGCCGAGCTGAGGCCAGAGGCCTTCGGTGATCGAGTGTTCGAGCTGGATGCCATCAAGGAGAGGATCACACACAAGTTGCGTGGCTCGTTGAACGTGGGTGTCTCCGTGGAGCTGGTGGAGCCGGGCTCGTTGCCGCGCTTCGAGGGCAAGGCCAAACGTGTGGTGGACAAGCGAGTGTTCTGACCTGCTAATATGTAGCATGCTAGTGTGAGGCATACTAACATGTAACAATTTATATAGAATCCAATCAATGCCCCTAGACCGCCTGAACAGGGCGAGTTATGCCTTCTGGTGCTAGTCACCGAAGGGAGAGGTTATCGATCATGTTCGGAATAGACGATCCCTGGATTTGGATGGGGTATGTGTTCGCCATCGCGCTCACGGTCGTTGCCGTGATCTACGGATGGTGGAAGTGGAACGAGGAGGTGGACTGAGATGGTCGATCAATCCATTCTGTGGTCCTTCACTGTCATCTACATGCTGGTGACCGCTTATCTGGCCTACCGGGGGTATAAGAAGACAAAATGCTGTGCCGATTACCTCCTGGCCGGCAGGAACATCCACCCAGTCGTCCTAGGGTTATCGTACGGGGCCACGTTCATCAGTACCGCGGCCATAATCGGTTTCGGAGGAGTGGCCGCCCAATTGGGCATGGGTATCATCTGGTTGACGGTGTTGAACATCGGGATCGGAGTGCTATTGGCATTCATCCTTTTTGGAAAACCCACCCGGAGGATAGGTCAGGCGCTGGGAGCTTTGACCTTCCCGGACCTTTTAGGAAAGATTTACAAATCCAGTTTCATGCAGTACAGCACCGCGATCATGCTCCTGATCGGTATGCCACTGTATTCCTCGGCGGTGCTCATCGGAGGCTCCCGTTTCATCGAGACCACTTTGGGCATACCCTTTGAGTGGGCGGTGCTCG comes from Methanomassiliicoccales archaeon and encodes:
- a CDS encoding phenylacetate--CoA ligase, which produces MKSWNPNIEEMPRAQLDRLQLKLLKLQTNKMYDFSPFYHERMRAAGVMPSDIKTLADVKKLPFMTKKDLRDGYPNKLFMCDRSELIRYHASSGTTGKPTIVGYTRNDLENWSESLARAMTSVGLGKDDIIQVSNTYGLFSGGLGFHYAIEKMGAVVVPASTGNTERQIELIRDLEVTAIAATPSYLMYLGEVAAKMGIDIKKDTKLRIGLLGAEPWSDRMRDRIYETMGVKGINCYGASELSGPLFSECSEQQGIHIWGDLALVEIVDPDTGEPLGPGERGEMVITMLQKEALPIVRYRMGDITTLNDEVCACGRTHPRINRIQGRVDDMIIIRGINVFPSQVEHSLMQHPELGNEFQLVVDRKGHMDSMLVRVELKPEAFTDNIIELNALRERISNRLKGTLNVSAKVELVQPGTLPRFEGKAKRVVDKREY
- a CDS encoding phenylacetate--CoA ligase — protein: MVYWNPRIEDMPVNELKEMQLKQLKMLVYKLYTFSPFYRQKMIDKGVTPEDVRTLADVTKLPFMTKKDLRDGYPDKLFLASSREVVRYHASSGTTGKPTIVGYTQNDIQNWSESVARGLVSAGISTDDVLQVSYTYGLFSGGLGLHYAAEKVGAAVVPASTGNTERQIDLIRDMGVTAIAATPSYLLHLGEVAEKMGVSIKNDTKLRLGILGAEPWSQRMRDRMEEWLGIRAIDIYGASELSGPLWCECSEQKGIHVWSDIALVEIIDPVTEEPVAPGEKGELVITMLQKEALPIIRYRLGDITTLHEEVCSCGRTHPRIGRIQGRVDDMIIIRGINVFPSQVEHCLLTNPEVGNEFQIVVDRKGALDTILVRAELRPEAFGDRVFELDAIKERITHKLRGSLNVGVSVELVEPGSLPRFEGKAKRVVDKRVF
- a CDS encoding acetolactate synthase, with protein sequence MTDTDKYRIKQLSIFSENRPNRLGAVANVLKEGKINILGFSIAEGAGYGVIRVLVDRPEAARDMLTKEGFVVKFTEVLAIQMEDRPGGLFDLTDHMKEVNIEYGYGYRNPPFAVLIVRVEDIEKGIENLLKGGLRLLDNTTFH
- a CDS encoding FtsX-like permease family protein, producing the protein MNRYLYRKMNRELRRMGFRAIGAGLLILLAVSMYVGMGTMMPSAEESLELRVDALNLNDLIIRTGFASTEILDDLEGINGVEAAEARLNLASRILAEKEMAATLIGLDTDAPPGINKLEFTQGRWFEGPGEAVLEKGSAKKAGIALGDSVSILTEGGWSELEVVGLVNSPEFLFLPINPQSINPVPGNLVVVYLPMTWLQDSFSLGTDTANEFVFLLDDQGAEAMIDLALASETILFKLHQEDIYGYALIKEDLGQGDSFMGVIAGLILIVAFFVVYSSFARMVQEQRREIGILRALGYGRMNILLSYLYLALLVGGISSLLGLALSLPIGQALSDYYVELMFSAPSAKIVLEPSYFIIGGLFGPLTAVLASLIAVWGTLRMEPEQAIKGAGLVGKRTKGRGRISKPRRANYMLLYAVRKMTRQKGRTSLLVLAVSFSVVMGSMSFLMIASFQNSIVATVEEGEGWDLMTDLAYPVDRFTAEGLGGPGVLQVVPVARMAVDWVAEENGTAVAIGLDWEQDLHRFSLSQGIAPDSPGEAMVSFLFNKDTSLGVGDRLSLSTSRGLTEVTVVGVTFDSIGQIFFDGSVAEALSDGQVYSGAYLLVEEGELDAVKASLLASPIVADIQERNSLESGMLDMMSSYNEVLYIFGLISVLISAIAISNIVYVSVLERRVEYGQLRALGYQRRDVGRSVYLEVVLLVTLGSLMAIPLLFGVMEGLNESFRTFFPLYRTILHPADWYGYGVIVGMTFLLGLIAAWPATRIISGLDLAKTVTGGRFG